The following proteins are co-located in the Verrucomicrobiota bacterium genome:
- a CDS encoding type II secretion system F family protein, with translation MATYLVTLKSSGSNPRNRTVQVAAVDGKAAMLVAATGEWQAISATPAKESGKQRIRPFPTKALIVMCNSVASMLDAQIPLPKALEFYLARVTQEDQRLALRSIAVAVERGEDNHKAFAVTRRFDPTFVGLVKAGTMASNLPAAFRALARRMRTNQEFTSKLRKALATPICILAFLWFLLIYSQTSLVPNVEKMLRDMRVQNDPISSFTFGFSHVFQAIWMPATIGWIVLGVMFWRSIAFREKFGKLLMSRWRLLREIVMGFRQLTFVGTFEMLVSNNIPIADALETCANTLRNTPFEKELRVVKEKQALGMNLGEAMRKHTTMDPQLTHMIEVGEKASNLNEQLLLLRNLYEEETAQRIELFTGLVGVMSKLVTVSIIGFIYLGAYMPIVLAGPKMMQASQM, from the coding sequence ATGGCAACCTACCTCGTTACTCTGAAAAGCTCCGGCAGCAATCCCCGGAACCGCACCGTGCAGGTGGCGGCTGTCGACGGCAAGGCAGCCATGCTGGTTGCTGCTACCGGCGAGTGGCAGGCGATCAGCGCCACACCCGCCAAGGAATCCGGGAAACAAAGGATCAGGCCGTTCCCGACCAAGGCGCTGATTGTCATGTGCAACAGCGTCGCCTCGATGCTCGATGCGCAGATCCCGTTGCCGAAGGCGCTCGAGTTTTACCTGGCGCGGGTAACCCAGGAAGATCAGCGGCTGGCGTTGCGCTCGATCGCCGTTGCGGTGGAGCGCGGCGAAGATAATCACAAGGCGTTCGCTGTGACCCGCCGGTTCGATCCCACGTTCGTCGGGCTGGTGAAAGCCGGCACCATGGCAAGCAATCTGCCGGCGGCATTCCGCGCGCTCGCCCGCCGGATGCGGACCAATCAGGAATTCACTTCGAAGCTGCGCAAGGCGCTGGCCACACCCATTTGTATCCTGGCGTTTCTCTGGTTCCTGCTGATCTACTCGCAGACCAGCCTGGTTCCAAACGTCGAAAAGATGCTGCGCGACATGCGGGTGCAGAACGATCCGATATCGTCGTTTACCTTCGGGTTCTCCCATGTTTTCCAGGCGATCTGGATGCCGGCAACCATCGGCTGGATCGTACTCGGGGTCATGTTCTGGCGTTCGATCGCGTTCCGCGAAAAGTTCGGCAAACTCCTGATGAGCCGGTGGCGGTTGTTAAGAGAAATCGTCATGGGGTTCCGTCAACTGACCTTCGTCGGCACGTTTGAGATGCTGGTGTCGAATAACATTCCAATCGCCGATGCCTTAGAGACCTGCGCCAACACGCTCAGGAACACGCCATTCGAGAAGGAGCTTCGTGTGGTGAAAGAAAAACAGGCGCTCGGGATGAACCTCGGCGAGGCCATGCGCAAACACACGACCATGGATCCGCAATTGACGCACATGATCGAGGTCGGCGAAAAGGCCTCGAACCTGAACGAGCAACTTCTGCTGTTGCGAAACTTGTACGAGGAGGAAACGGCGCAGCGGATCGAACTTTTTACGGGTCTCGTCGGGGTAATGAGCAAACTGGTGACGGTTTCGATCATCGGGTTTATCTACCTCGGCGCCTACATGCCGATCGTGCTGGCCGGTCCGAAGATGATGCAGGCCAGTCAAATGTAG